The segment CGACTGCTGTACCTGCCGGTGGTGCCTTGGCCGTTGATCGTCATTTGTTTAGTGAAATGGTGACGAAGAAGGTAAAGGGACATCCTAATATTACAGTTTACAATGAAGAGGTAACTGACATACCTGCTGAAGGCACTGTTATCTTCGCTTCTGGTCCACTTACGTCTGAAGCATTAGGAGATAAGATTAAAGCCTTAACAGGTGAAACAGGCTTTTATTTCTACGATGCAGCAGCTCCTATTGTTACGGCAGAATCTTTAAATTACGACAAAGTATTTGCCGCATCTCGCTACGACAAGGGCGATGCAGATTACCTTAACTGTCCTATGACAGAAGAGGAATATAAAGAATTCTGGCATGAACTCACTACAGCTGAAGCTGTGCAACCAAAGGATTTTGAAAAGGAAATCTATTTTGAAGGTTGCATGCCTGTAGAAATCATGGCCAGCCGTGGGGAAGACACATTGCGTTATGGCCCACTTAAACCAGTTGGTTTAGTAGATAAACGGACTAATGAGGAATCTTATGCAGTAGTACAATTGCGTAAAGAGAATAAAGAAGGCACCATGTTTAACTTGGTAGGCTTCCAAACTCATTTAAAATGGGGCGAACAAAAGCGTGTATTTGGTATGATTCCAGGTCTAGAAAGTGCTGAATTCGTTCGTTATGGCGTTATGCATCGCAATACATATATTAACTCTCCTGAGTTGTTAAACCATGCATTCCAACTTCAAAAAGAACCACGTCTATTCTTCGCTGGTCAAATGACAGGCGTAGAAGGGTATTTAGAATCTGCTGCTAGTGGTCTTATGGTAGGTCTTCAAGTAGAACGTTATTTAGAGGAACGCTCATTTATTGATTTCCCTAAAACTACGGCAATCGGCTCCCTTAGCCACTATATTTCTAACTACGAAGGGTCTAACTTCCAACCGATGAATGTCAACTTTGGCATCATGGATCCATGGCCTCAAAAAGTACGTAAGAAAAAAGAGAAAAATGCACTCATTGCTAATAGAGCATTAGAAGAACTGGATGCATTAAAAGGTAAAGAAAATTTATAAGATAAGTTATTTACGTATTGATTTAGCTTGTTAGGTCAATCGTAAATTATGACTTACATAAAAAATCCTTCATTCACATACCTAGGAATGAAGGATTTTTTATTATTTACTGTTTTATTTACGTTTTTTAGTTTTAACTGTAGGCTCTGTA is part of the Veillonella nakazawae genome and harbors:
- the trmFO gene encoding methylenetetrahydrofolate--tRNA-(uracil(54)-C(5))-methyltransferase (FADH(2)-oxidizing) TrmFO, with protein sequence MNNKNVIVIGAGLAGSEAAWQLANRGIHVDLYEMRPVKSSPAHQTDQFAELVCSNSLRAGNIENAVGLLKEEMRRLGSLIMECADATAVPAGGALAVDRHLFSEMVTKKVKGHPNITVYNEEVTDIPAEGTVIFASGPLTSEALGDKIKALTGETGFYFYDAAAPIVTAESLNYDKVFAASRYDKGDADYLNCPMTEEEYKEFWHELTTAEAVQPKDFEKEIYFEGCMPVEIMASRGEDTLRYGPLKPVGLVDKRTNEESYAVVQLRKENKEGTMFNLVGFQTHLKWGEQKRVFGMIPGLESAEFVRYGVMHRNTYINSPELLNHAFQLQKEPRLFFAGQMTGVEGYLESAASGLMVGLQVERYLEERSFIDFPKTTAIGSLSHYISNYEGSNFQPMNVNFGIMDPWPQKVRKKKEKNALIANRALEELDALKGKENL